The bacterium DNA segment TGCGCGCGACGATATAGTAGCTTTCCATGTACGCGGCGATCGGCGCCGCGAAAATCCGCACGGCGTGCGTCCCCGAGGCGGTCGGCGTCAGGCCGTGCGCGCTATCGACGACGAATTGCGCATCTCGAAACACCGCGACGGTGCGCGCGAAGGCCTCGCGCGCCTCGTCAACGGTCGGATCGGGGCTCGGTCCGTGGATCATCTCGCCGGTCATCACGTCGCGGGCGAACAGGAAACGCTGCCAGAGCACGTCCTCGGTGATCGGACCGGCGGCACCGTTAAGGGCGACGGACACGAGCGCCTCGTCCTGATACAGACGCACCAGCCCGTTGCGTTGAATCGTGAGCGGCATGCGCCGGTCCTCGTCGAGCAGGATGAGCATGTCCTCGTCGCCGTCGCCGGTTTCCACGCGCGCCCATCGCTGGCGCACGGCCAATTCGACGGCGCGCCAGTTCCACTCGGGATCGTCCCACGCCTCTCCGGCGGGCAGCTCGGCGTGCCGGCGCAGATGATTGAGGAAGATCGTCATGTCGCGCGCGAAGTCCGGCAGCATCGTTCCGCGCCTCGGGTTGGCCAGAAGGATCGTCGCAACGAGCGCGTGCGGGCGGATGAGGAAGTTTCGGCGGATCTCCCAGGTGAGGCGGTAGCCGATCGAGCGCGCCAGGTGCATCTGCCCCGCGCGATCGTCCGGCACGGCCGCGCGGCCCTCGTCGGCCAGGATATCCGCGAGCGTCCGCGGTTCGCCGAACGCGATGTGGATATCGCCGATGCGGCGGCCGAGCATGCGCCGGTTTCGCAGCGCGAAGCGCCACTTCTTGCCGTCGGATTTCTTCCGGTCGGCCGCCTCGGCGACGTAAACGTCTTCCTCGAAAACGCGTTCGTAGTCGATCGTCACCGGCACGAAGGCCACGTCCGCGCGGCCGCTTTCGCGAAACGCGGCGAGCAGGATGGAAATGAACCCGGCCTTGGGGGGAAGGATCTTGCCGATGCGGCTGCGCCCGCCCTCGATGAAAAACTCGATGTTGAATCCCTCGCGAAGGAGCGTCTCGATATAGACCGCGACGGTGCGCGAGTAGATGCGTTTGCCCTTGAACGCGCGGCGCAGGAAAAACGCGCCGCACCGGCGGAACATCGGGCCGACCGGCCAGAAGTTGAGGTTGATGCCCGACAGGATGAAGGGCAGCGAGAGCCGGTGCTGGTAGAGCACGTAGCTCACCAGAAGGTAGTCCATATGGCTGCGGTGGCTGGGGACGTAGACGATCGGCATCCGCCGCGCGATGGGCCGGATACGATCGATCTCGCCGGCGTCGACGTGGATCTGCCCCTTGCCCAGGCGAAACATCCAGCGCAGCGCGACATCCGCGAACGCGATCATCGCGGGGCTGTAGTCGGCCGCCATCTCGTCGAGGTAGCGCCTGGCCCGTGCGCGCGTTTCGACAAAACTCTTCTGGTGGTCCCGCGCGTATTCGCGGACAAACCCGACGAGGCGGCGGTTGTGCAGAGCCGCTTCGACGATTTCCGTGCGCGTGCGCCGGATCGGCCCGAGCGCCGCGCGCCGCTCCTGGTCGAGCTTTTCGATGAGATCGCGGCGCACGCGGTAGGCCAGCTCCGCGGGCCGGTCGATGGAGAGCATGTTGCGCGGCATCATCCGGCGCACCATCGTGTCCAGGGAATCGACGGCGCCCACGCGCATCGCGCAATCGCGCCGGTAACGCAGATACGTCCACAGCCGCCGCGCGAGTCCGGGTTCCGCGGTGGGGCCGAAGACGAGGTCGGCGAGCGTGTCGATTTCGCGATCGGGCCGCCGGCCGTGAATGAACGCGACGGGCACGACCTGGATCGGCCGCGGCACGTCGCGCTGAACGCGGAAAATCTCGGTGAGCACGTCGGTTTCGGGCGAGCCGAAGCGGCGCGGCATGCCGCGAAAGTCGGTGACGAACAGAAGGCTTGGGGTTTCCTCCGAAAACAGCCGGCCGAGAAAGTCGCTTCGGTACGGGTTCGGATACGACCCGCGTTCGATGTAGTGCACGGCGATGGCCAGCGTGCGGCG contains these protein-coding regions:
- a CDS encoding 1-acyl-sn-glycerol-3-phosphate acyltransferase, whose product is MGTLEPIVRQQAADPAAPGAIPDRERPRRFRRFLKGTYHHFSAYLPWRLPSTVRAALAFLFRKCEITAADREAIRAAATRGPILYVARDRSLLEFLAIGWVLARHELPRPVFAHYLSLALVTPLLQTLRRTLAIAVHYIERGSYPNPYRSDFLGRLFSEETPSLLFVTDFRGMPRRFGSPETDVLTEIFRVQRDVPRPIQVVPVAFIHGRRPDREIDTLADLVFGPTAEPGLARRLWTYLRYRRDCAMRVGAVDSLDTMVRRMMPRNMLSIDRPAELAYRVRRDLIEKLDQERRAALGPIRRTRTEIVEAALHNRRLVGFVREYARDHQKSFVETRARARRYLDEMAADYSPAMIAFADVALRWMFRLGKGQIHVDAGEIDRIRPIARRMPIVYVPSHRSHMDYLLVSYVLYQHRLSLPFILSGINLNFWPVGPMFRRCGAFFLRRAFKGKRIYSRTVAVYIETLLREGFNIEFFIEGGRSRIGKILPPKAGFISILLAAFRESGRADVAFVPVTIDYERVFEEDVYVAEAADRKKSDGKKWRFALRNRRMLGRRIGDIHIAFGEPRTLADILADEGRAAVPDDRAGQMHLARSIGYRLTWEIRRNFLIRPHALVATILLANPRRGTMLPDFARDMTIFLNHLRRHAELPAGEAWDDPEWNWRAVELAVRQRWARVETGDGDEDMLILLDEDRRMPLTIQRNGLVRLYQDEALVSVALNGAAGPITEDVLWQRFLFARDVMTGEMIHGPSPDPTVDEAREAFARTVAVFRDAQFVVDSAHGLTPTASGTHAVRIFAAPIAAYMESYYIVARTLRRSPGARHTEKEWVRQAMKQGRMLHSVGEVLYAEAVHKTHFETALRRFGEMGYVTREEIVGEKSRVDRFDTAAGAEAIEGLLANLRPFLT